The following are encoded in a window of Acropora muricata isolate sample 2 chromosome 6, ASM3666990v1, whole genome shotgun sequence genomic DNA:
- the LOC136919570 gene encoding uridylate-specific endoribonuclease B-like: protein MMVAVVGEVLHQQDKYLQSNFTFTIFSLLIRVFMIARCNEFKKEVHLSLNVGKCSDCLQKFREGMFQKGRSSTSKMHSWFIFFQFLLFTVALHVVKTNGASSRRVDLGNVCQSMWNAADDNLKIGKEIVIYTGSKRHPLITVTKLGRKKLQREIFVKFKALLNNYEADDNKPEKTSAVEFREEDAFIDAVSVRGGPMEIAFKYIKEEGKISSQNLDQFKLILKKMWFGKFAKRGRGTYFSGFEHTFVGEMSYDWRTKSKITKGFHNWIQLVSEKEAGRLIYYPPPIRKFVNNQLAIVWAKLQWRGAYKTSGSSFFIGTSPAFEMALYTACFFRSSQCACRINGKPLTITAINYQRKGYVLTAYPRL from the exons ATGATGGTTGCTGTTGTTGGAGAAGTTTTGCATCAACAAGACAAATATTTGCAATCCAATTTTACTTTTACGATCTTTTCGTTACTGATTCGAGTGTTTATGATTGCAAGATGTAATGAGTTTAAAAAAGAAGTGCATTTAAGTCTTAACGTTGGCAAATGTTCTGACTGTCTGCAGAAGTTTCGCGAAGGGATGTTTCAAAAGGGACGATCATCAACTTCTAAAATGCATAGCtggttcattttttttcagtttctacTCTTTACTGTCGCACTGCACGTTGTCAAAACAAATGGAGCCTCTAGCCGAAGAGT AGATCTTGGAAATGTTTGTCAAAGCATGTGGAACGCGGCCGATGACAACCTTAAGATAGGCAAGGAGATCGTCATCTACACAGGATCTAAAAGGCATCCTCTAATTACGGTTACTAAATTGGGAAGAAAGAAGTTGCAGAGGGAAATTTTCGTTAAATTTAAAG CCCTTTTAAACAACTACGAAGCAGATGACAACAAACCAGAGAAGACTTCCGCGGTAGAATTTCGCGAAGAAGATGCATTTATTGACGCCGTTTCTGTTAGAGGTGGTCCGATGGAAATTGCCTTTAAATACATTAAGGAGGAGGGTAAAATTTCATCTCAG AATCTGGATCAATTCAAGCTTATTCTAAAAAAAATGTGGTTTGGTAAATTTGCCAAGAGAGGTCGAGGAACTTACTTTTCTGGATTTGAACACACTTTTGTTG GAGAGATGAGTTATGACTGGCGAACTAAATCCAAAATTACCAAAGGATTCCACAACTGGATTCAACTCGTCTCCGAGAAAGAGGCTGGAAGGCTTATTTATTACCCTCCCCCTATAAGGAAATTTGTCAATAACCAG CTGGCCATAGTCTGGGCCAAGTTGCAGTGGAGAGGAGCCTACAAGACTTCAGGAAGTTCGTTTTTCATTGGTACCAGCCCAGCATTTGAAATGGCTTTGTACACTGCGTGCTTCTTTAGGTCATCTCAGTGCGCATGCCGGATCAATGGGAAACCTCTGACCATCACTGCCATCAACTATCAGAGGAAGGGATACGTCCTCACTGCATATCCGAGATTGTGA